A DNA window from Myripristis murdjan chromosome 19, fMyrMur1.1, whole genome shotgun sequence contains the following coding sequences:
- the LOC115378241 gene encoding leucine-rich repeat-containing protein 4B-like, protein MRVVMVTNPCTPSPLLWLVQLLLWFHNHGPQLTEAAPPCPTPCTCSNQASRVICTRKSLEQVPDSISENTRYLNLQENSIQVIKSDTFKHLRHLEILQLSKNHIRQIEVGAFNGLPNLNTLELFDNRLTVVPSQAFEYLSKLRELWLRNNPIETLPAFAFHRVPSLRRLDLGELRKLDFISEAAFEGLVNLRFLNLGMCGLKDIPNLTPLVRLEELELSGNQLGIVRPGSFQGLVSLRKLWLMHSRVSVIERNAFDDLKNLEELNLSHNSLHSLPHDLFTPLHQLERVHLNHNPWVCNCDVLWLSWWLKETVPSNTTCCARCHAPPGLKGRYIGELDQSHFTCYAPVIVEPPTDLNVTEGMAAELKCRTGTSMTSVNWLTPNGTLMTHGSYRVRISVLHDGTLNFTNVTVQDTGQYTCMVTNSAGNTTATAVLNVSASDPSNSYSYFTTVTVETVETVQEENSARQYINETFIEFPGPTVQGGVLEGRPGITISPSLSSLSSLSPRANRATEKAVTVSIMDVTNIPGLDDVMKTTKIIIGCFVAITFMAAVMLVVFYKLRKQHQLHKHHGPARAIEIINVEDEIGAGAGSGISGGSTINSGSGGEGTLRIHHPEIVNLPNIGRSDNLNHYYKTHHFNNNVMGLSIGTEGMGPGGILNNKNNQQGQEIPISCTSVPISTSNLLTTSGNGTNTNPSSVSPPLPMSLPMPTMGLHGSIKGFMGQNQNPQMEPLLFKGSSKENVQETQI, encoded by the exons ATGcgtgttgtcatggtgaccaACCCCTGTACCCCTTCCCCCCTCCTCTGGTTGGTCCAGCTTTTGTTGTGGTTTCACAACCATGGACCTCAGCTGACAGAGGCAGCACCCCCATGCCCCACCCCCTGTACCTGCTCCAATCAGGCGAGCCGTGTGATTTGTACAAGGAAGAGCTTGGAGCAAGTCCCAGACAGTATTTCAGAGAACACAAGATACCTCAATCTACAAGAGAACTCCATTCAG GTGATCAAGTCTGACACATTTAAGCACCTGCGGCATTTGGAAATCCTTCAGCTCTCCAAGAACCACATCCGGCAGATTGAGGTGGGAGCTTTTAATGGCCTTCCCAACCTCAACACACTGGAGCTTTTTGACAACCGTCTCACAGTGGTACCATCACAAGCTTTTGAGTACCTCAGTAAGCTGCGGGAGCTATGGCTACGAAACAACCCCATCGAGACGCTGCCGGCCTTTGCCTTTCACCGTGTTCCCTCTTTGCGTCGTCTCGATCTAGGGGAACTCAGGAAGCTGGATTTCATCTCAGAGGCTGCCTTTGAAGGTCTGGTCAACTTGCGTTTCTTGAACCTGGGCATGTGTGGCTTGAAGGATATCCCCAACCTCACACCACTGGTGCGACTAGAGGAGCTGGAGCTGTCAGGGAATCAGCTGGGGATAGTGCGACCTGGATCCTTCCAGGGCCTGGTATCTCTTCGCAAGCTGTGGCTAATGCATTCTAGGGTGTCAGTCATTGAACGCAATGCCTTCGATGACCTCAAAAACCTGGAGGAGCTTAACCTCTCCCATAATTCCCTGCACTCACTGCCTCATGACCTCTTCACCCCTTTGCACCAGTTAGAGAGGGTGCATCTCAACCATAACCCCTGGGTGTGCAACTGCGATGTTCTGTGGCTCAGCTGGTGGCTGAAGGAGACGGTGCCCAGCAACACCACATGTTGTGCTCGCTGTCATGCACCTCCAGGTTTAAAGGGCAGGTACATTGGGGAACTGGACCAGAGCCACTTCACCTGCTATGCCCCAGTGATTGTGGAGCCACCCACTGACCTCAATGTCACTGAGGGCATGGCTGCTGAGCTGAAATGCCGCACTGGAACCTCCATGACCTCCGTGAACTGGCTCACTCCAAACGGCACTCTGATGACCCATGGGTCATACCGAGTTAGGATCTCAGTGCTTCACGACGGAACACTGAACTTCACCAATGTTACTGTGCAAGACACTGGCCAATACACTTGCATGGTAACCAACTCTGCTGGAAATACCACCGCAACAGCTGTGCTCAATGTGTCTGCCTCAGACCCTAGCAACAGCTACAGTTATTTCACTACTGTCACTGTGGAAACTGTGGAAACAGTGCAAGAGGAGAATTCAGCAAGACAGTATATTAATGAGACTTTCATAGAATTTCCTGGTCCTACTGTTCAAGGAGGGGTGTTGGAAGGCCGACCTGGTATCACCATatcaccctctctctcatctctttcctCACTGTCCCCACGAGCCAATAGAGCCACTGAAAAGGCAGTGACTGTATCCATAATGGATGTAACTAACATTCCGGGCCTAGATGATGTAATGAAAACCACAAAGATCATCATTGGTTGTTTTGTGGCCATTACTTTTATGGCGGCTGTAATGTTGGTGGTGTTCTATAAGCTTCGAAAGCAGCACCAGCTACACAAGCACCACGGCCCTGCCCGAGCCATTGAAATCATCAATGTAGAAGATGAGATTGGAGCCGGGGCAGGAAGTGGAATCTCAGGTGGATCAACCATCAATTCTGGCAGTGGTGGAGAAGGTACCCTAAGGATACATCATCCAGAAATAGTCAACCTGCCTAACATTGGCCGATCAGATAATCTCAACCACTACTACAAGACCCATCATTTCAACAACAATGTGATGGGTCTTAGTATTGGCACTGAAGGAATGGGACCAGGAGGCATCCTCAATAACAAGAACAACCAGCAAGGCCAGGAAATCCCCATCTCCTGTACTTCAGTTCCAATCTCCACATCCAATTTGCTAACTACATCTGGCAATGGCACCAACACTAATCCCAGTTCTGTGTCTCCACCACTGCCGATGTCCCTCCCCATGCCTACCATGGGATTACATGGATCGATCAAGGGTTTCATGGGCCAGAACCAGAATCCCCAAATGGAGCCTCTTCTCTTCAAGGGGAGCTCGAAGGAAAACGTCCAAGAGACTCAGATctaa